In Hydrogenovibrio marinus, a single genomic region encodes these proteins:
- the murG gene encoding undecaprenyldiphospho-muramoylpentapeptide beta-N-acetylglucosaminyltransferase, producing MKRILIMAGGTGGHVFPGLALAASFKQKGIEVAWLGTLGGMEKEWVEKAQIDFYPIRIKGLRGNGLLGWLKAPINVLKAWMQARQIIKHVRPDVVLGMGGFVCGPGGLAARSLGIDLALHEQNAIVGLTNRWLAPFAKHIITAFPQNQLQGDKVVCLGNPVREGLEAIATVSVHRPLHLLVLGGSRGALALNKTVPQALALMPESKRPVVIHQTGTKTLDEAQRAYQVAGVTAKVVPFIDDMVEAYEHADLVVCRSGALTVSELMASARPAIMIPFPFAVDDHQTANAEVLAAIGGGEVIQQTDLTPDSLVARLQFWQQDDVLKTASEKIRAKAPQQAKEQIVELLINS from the coding sequence GTGAAGCGAATATTGATCATGGCTGGCGGAACGGGAGGGCATGTTTTTCCCGGTTTGGCATTAGCCGCTAGCTTCAAGCAAAAAGGGATTGAAGTTGCCTGGCTTGGTACCCTAGGTGGTATGGAAAAAGAGTGGGTTGAGAAGGCGCAAATAGATTTTTACCCCATCCGAATCAAAGGTTTGAGAGGAAATGGATTGTTGGGCTGGCTGAAGGCTCCGATAAATGTCTTGAAAGCTTGGATGCAAGCTCGACAAATCATCAAACATGTTCGTCCGGATGTTGTACTTGGAATGGGGGGATTTGTGTGCGGCCCAGGGGGCTTGGCAGCAAGAAGCCTTGGAATTGATTTAGCTTTGCATGAACAAAACGCCATAGTGGGGTTAACAAATCGCTGGTTGGCACCTTTTGCTAAGCATATTATTACCGCCTTTCCACAAAACCAGCTTCAAGGTGATAAGGTTGTGTGCCTAGGGAATCCTGTAAGAGAAGGCTTGGAAGCTATTGCAACCGTCAGTGTGCATCGCCCATTGCATTTGTTGGTCTTAGGCGGGAGCCGCGGCGCATTGGCACTTAACAAAACGGTTCCTCAAGCACTCGCATTAATGCCAGAATCGAAACGTCCCGTTGTGATTCACCAAACAGGTACTAAAACACTTGATGAAGCGCAGCGAGCTTATCAAGTGGCAGGTGTTACCGCCAAAGTTGTGCCATTTATTGATGATATGGTAGAAGCTTACGAGCATGCAGACTTGGTGGTTTGTCGTTCAGGCGCCCTAACAGTGTCGGAGTTGATGGCATCTGCAAGGCCCGCTATTATGATTCCTTTTCCTTTTGCAGTGGATGATCACCAGACTGCTAATGCAGAAGTGTTGGCTGCTATTGGCGGCGGAGAAGTGATTCAGCAAACCGATTTAACGCCGGATAGTTTGGTGGCTCGCCTGCAATTTTGGCAACAGGATGATGTACTAAAAACGGCCTCTGAAAAAATTCGAGCGAAAGCTCCTCAACAAGCAAAAGAACAGATAGTCGAATTATTGATCAATTCGTAA